The Streptomyces sp. GSL17-111 region GTCAGCGACATCGACCCGGAGAAGTCCTCGATCGGGGAGATCTCTTCGAAGATCTCCTCAAGACCGGACTTCGTGGGGACGTCCTCCCCCCGGTCGAGCGCAGCCTCGATCCGCGCCTTCCAGGCGTCGTTGCCGAGCAGCCAGTCGAAGCTCTCGGTTTGGAGCGCGAGGAGGTTGGGAACCCCGAGAGGCTCCTTGATCTTCGCAAAGGAAATACGCAGCGGTGCGGTGCTGGCGCCGTTGTTCGAATTGACGGTCGAGGCGTTGCGCGAGGCGGCCAAGAGGGGGTCCTTCCGAGGGCTCGGACTCACTACGCGCATACCGGTGCCCCTGGTGACGGGCAGGGAGCAGCTATAAGGCAGCGCAAAGGGTCAGTGTAGCCACAAGGCACACTGATGTCCAGAGCGGAACATCGGAGATCGGCGCAGGGCCTCTCTCTCCCTCCGGGAGTCTCTTCCTCGGTTGTCTGTCTCGGTGCTGCTTCTCGGTACTGCTTCTCGTACGGCACAGCTCTCGCGCGGCGTCTCGATCCGGCCTGGCGGCCGTCCCTCGGCGTCTGCCGCAAGGCTTCCCACATCACCGAGATTCCATGCCTCGGGTTCCGCGGAACTCCGAACCAGTGCTTCTCGGCACCTCGGGCGCTTGTGAGAATCGCGTGCCCGGAGGCCGTACGTCAAGGCCCCGCGCTCGGTTGCGGTGGTCACGCCCGCGACGGCAGCCGCCGGCGGCCTGGACGACCACCCCCTCGCCGACCCCGCCGCCCCCCTCCAGGGGTGCCGGGCCGAACGCCGGTGATCACCCTACCCTTGGCAGCAGCGAAGGCAAGGAGAGCGCGGCGCGATCGAGTGGGTGACTCCCGGGTAGCCCGGAAACCCCCCGGTCGTAGGGGTGCGGGAACGCCGAAGGGCGACCACCCGGATGGGTGATCGCCCTGGGCGAGCGGGCCGCGTGCCGTGTCGGCACACACCCCGCAGGGGTTCAGCGGGTCACTTGACCTCGACGCTGGCGCCGGCGCCCTCGAGGGACTCCTTGGCCTTGTCCGCGGCGTCCTTGGCGACCTTCTCCAGAACCGGCTTCGGCGCACCGTCGACCAGGTCCTTGGCCTCCTTCAGGCCGAGGGAGGTGAGCTCGCGCACGACCTTGATGACCTGGATCTTCTTGTCACCGGCGGCGGTGAGGACGACGTCGAACTCGTCCTTCTCCTCCTCGGCGGCGGCGGCGCCACCACCCTGACCCGGGGCAGCGGCGACGACGGCGGCCGGGGCGGCGGCCTCGACGTCGAACTTCTCCTCGAACTTCTTGACGAACTCGGAGAGCTCGATGAGGGTCATCTCCTCGAACTGCGCGAGCAGCTCGTCCTGGCTGAGCTTCGCCATGATGGCGTCCTTCCACTCGTTCGGCTGGTGCCGGATGTCGTACATGTCGGCGGGCGTACGGGGGGCCCGCTGGGCTGCGCGGTAGCCGGAAGTTCGGTTACTCCGCGGCCTCGGCGGGAGCCGGCGTACCGGCACCGCCCTGCTCGTCCTGCTTGGCACGCAGCGCGTCCGCGGTGCGGACGAACTTCGTGAGCGGGGCCTGGAAGGTCGCCGCGGCCTTGGCCATGGACGCCTTCATGCCACCGGCCAGCTTGGAGAGCAGCACCTCGCGGGACTCGAGGTCCGCAAGCTTCTTGATCTCGTCCGCGGACAGTGCCTTGCCGTCAAGGACACCGCCCTTCAGCTCGAGAGCGGGGTTGGTCTTGGCGAAGTCACGCAGACCCTTCGCCGCCTCGACCGGGTCACCGGTCACGAAGGCGACCGCCGTCGAGCCCGTCAGGAACTCGTCGAGCGTGGTGACCCCGGCCTCCTTGGCCGCGATCTTGGTCAGCGTGTTCTTCACCACACGGTACTGGGCGTTGTCACCGAGCGAGCGGCGCAGCTCCTTGAGCTGTGCCACGGAAAGTCCGGTGTACGCGGTGACCACAGCGGCGTTGGAGTTGCGGAACTTCTCCGTCATCTCCTCAACGGCTGCGACCTTGTCGGGCGTCGCCATGAGCCTCGCGCCTCCTTCCGGGTGTTGGTCCTCGGCCGGTCTGCCGACCGGCCCGTCGCGCCGGACCGCCCCATCGGGCACTTCAGGAAGGAGCTGCACACAAGCGAAACGCCCCGGTGCGCAGGCGCACGGGGCGTGACTCGACAGTACGGAACACTGCCCGTACCGGAGTATGAACCTCACGTGCCTGCACGGGCCGTCCGCTCCTACGAGCGAATCCTTAGGCCACCGCGCTCCGACTGTGACGACGGCGCGCAGCAACGACCAGCGGTCTTTGGCTACCGCGACACTGTACGGGGGGCGTCACGGCGGTGGCAAATCCGGCTTCCCGGTCCGACGTCACGGCACGGGCGCCATGACGTCGGACCGGAAGCCGTGCACGTCAGACCGCGCCGGGCTCCATGGCCCCGGGACCGCCGAGCTCCTCCATCATCTCCATGAAGTCGATCGTCTCGTCGGCCGGCGGAGCCTCGGGCGCCACCGTCACGCCGTAGTCGGTGATGCGCTGAGTGACCTCGACGCTGCCCTCGGGGCTGTCCATCACCATGGTCAGCTGAACCGGCATGTCGTCCTCGTTGATCCAGACCTCGAGGTCCATGCCCTTGATGCCGGACTCCTCCATGCCCTGCAGGAGCTCCGTCCGCTCCTCCTCGGTCATGTACTCGCCGGACTCGGACTCCTCCGCCTCGATCTCCAGCATCTCCTCGACGGTCATGGTGCCCTGGTAGTGCTGCGTGGTGGCACCGTCCAGCTGCTCCTCGCCGACGTGCTCGATGTTCGGCGAGTCCAGCAGGAGGGCCATCTGCTCGGCCGGGCTGCGGCCCATGTCGTCCAGGCCGCCCGTCATCTGGTCGGCGAGCGCCTCGTCGCCGGACTGCTCGGCCAGGGCGGTGAGGTCCATCTTCAGCCAGGACTTGCCGTCGGTCTCAGCGGCCATGGCCTCGCCCGCGTTGACGTACATGACGTCCTCGATCATGATCATGCGCATCTCGGACGGCGCCGAGGGGTCGCCCGCCGCGCCGGGCGCGAACGCCGAACCGCTCATGGTGAAGTCGATGGCGACCGGGTCCCAGGACATGACGCCCTGCATGTCCATCGCCTCGGGCATACCCGGTGCGGTCATCGTCATCTCGACGCGGGCGGACTTCGCCTCGGTCGTCTTCTTCGTGGCGGCCGCCATGGCCTGGACCGCCGAGCGCTGCTCGGCGGTCTTCGACGGTGCCGGCGCCTTCTTGCCGCCCTCGTCCGAGCTGTCCCCGTCCCCGGTGCAGCCGCCGAGGACCAGGGCCGCGGTCAGGCTCACGGCGCTCAACGTCATCGTGCGTGTACGACGCATTCGTATACCCCCCACATGTGCCAGTGAATGTCCCAACCGTAGTACACCGCTGTGTGTCCCTGACAAACGGACGAGCCCCCGCTCCACAGGGAGCGGGGGCTCGTCCGAACCGGCGTCGCGGGGAGGCTCAGGCGGCCTCGTCCTCGACGAGCAGGTTGCGGGTGCGGTTGCCGTCGACCGGGATGCCGGGGCCCATCGTGGTGGTGATGGTGGCCTTCTTGATGTAACGGCCCTTGGCGGCGGACGGCTTCAGACGCATGACCTCGTCCAGCGCCGCCGCGTAGTTCTCCACGAGCTGCTGCTCACCGAACGACACCTTGCCGATGATGAAGTGCAGGTTCGCGTGCTTGTCGACGCGGAACTCGATCTTGCCGCCCTTGATCTCGGTGACGGCCTTGGCGACGTCGGGAGTGACGGTGCCGGTCTTCGGGTTCGGCATCAGGCCACGCGGACCGAGCACGCGGCCGAGGCGGCCGACCTTGCCCATGAGGTCCGGGGTGGCGACGACCGCGTCGAACTCGTTCAGGCGCTGACCCTTGGAGATCTCGTCGATCAGCTCGTCGGAGCCGACGATGTCGGCGCCCGCGGCTTCCGCGGCGGCTGCACGGTCACCGGTCGCGAAGACCAGGACCCGGGCGGTCTTGCCGGTGCCGTGCGGCAGGTTCACGGTGCCGCGGACCATCTGGTCGGCCTTGCGCGGGTCGACACCCAGGCGGAAGGCCACCTCGACGGTCGCGTCGAACTTGACGGCGGTCGTGTCCTTGGCGAGGCGGACGGCCTCGAGCGGGGCGTAGAGCCGCGTCCGGTCGATCTTGGCGTCCGCGCTGCGGAGATTCTTGCTGCGCTTCACTTCTGCTCCTGTGTTTCAGGTACGGAGTCGTGGTGTGGACCAGCGCTTGGCCCTTCCACGGAACTGCTGGTGACCGGGTGCGGTCAGCCCTCGACCGTGACGCCCATGGAACGGGCGGTGCCGGCGATGATCTTCTCGGCGGCGTCCAGGTCGTTCGCGTTCAGGTCGGGCATCTTGGTGGTGGCGATCTCCCGCACCTGGTCGCGCGTGATCTTCGCGACCTTCTTGACGTGCGGCTCGCCGGAGCCCTTCTCCACGCCCGCGGCCTTGAGGATCATCTTCGCGGCCGGCGGGGTCTTCGTGATGAAGGTGAAGGAGCGGTCCTCGTAGACCGTGATCTCCACCGGGATGACCCAACCGCGCTGCGACTCGGTCGCGGCGTTGTAGGCCTTGCAGAACTCCATGATGTTGACGCCGTGCTGGCCCAGCGCGGGGCCGACCGGCGGAGCCGGGTTGGCGGCGCCGGCCTGGATCTGGAGCTTGATCAGCCCCGTGACCTTCTTCTTCTTGGGAGGCATGCTCTCTCCGGGTCTTGAGTGAGAGTGGTTCGCCCACCATCCGTCATCCGGATGGAGGCATACCGCACCACGATAGCGAATGGCCCGCCGTACCACGAAACCGGGCAGGCCGGACCGGGTCGACGGGGCCCCGGCCCGGACACGCGGAAGGGCCCCGCCGGACGGTGGAACCGTCGCCGGGGCCCTTCCTGGTGCGCTCGGTGCGCTCAGTTCTTCTGGATCTGGTCGAAGCTCAGCTCGACCGGGGTCTCGCGCCCGAAGATCTCCACCAGGCCCTTGACCTTCTTGGAGTCGGGGTTGATCTCGTTGATCGTCGCCTGGAGGGTGGCGAAGGGTCCGTCGGTGACGGTGACCGAGTCGCCCACCTCGAAGTCCAGGACCTGGACCTCCAGCTTGCGGCTCGGCGCCGGCCGGCCCTCGGCCTCGGCGGCCTCCTTGGCGGCCTTCTCCTCGGCCTCCGGGGCGAGCATCTTGACGACCTCGTCCAGCGTCAGCGGGTACGGGTCGTAGGCGTTGCCCACGAAGCCGGTGACGCCCGGGGTGTTGCGGACGACGCCCCACGACTCGTTCGTCAGCTCCATGCGGACCAGCACGTAGCTGGGCAGCTTGTTCTGCCGGACGGTGCGGCGCTCGCCGTTCTTGATCTGGGCGACCTCTTCCTGCGGCACCTCGGCCTGGAAGATGTAGTCCTCGACGTTGAGCGAGACGGCCCGCTGCTCCAGGTTCGTCTTCACGCGGTTCTCGTACCCCGCGTAGGTGTGGATGACGTACCACTCGCCGGGCTGGTGGCGCAGCTCGTCACGGAGGGCCGCGACCGGGTCGACGGGCTCCTCCTCGACGGCGTCCTCAGCCTGCTCGTCGGACTGCTCGTCGGACTGCTCGTCAGCCTGCTCGGTGCCGTCCTGCGCCTCGGCGGCGTCGTCGGCCTGCCCGGCCTCGGGGGCTTCCCCGGCACCGGCCGTCTCGACGTCGGCCTCGGCGGTGGCGTCCGCAGCGTCGTCGGCCTGGTCGGCCTGCGCGGCCTCGGCCTGGCCGGCGCTGTCGTCTGCCGCGGCCTCGACGGAGTCGAGCGCGGTCTCGCGGCCCTGGGCGGGCTCGACAGCGTCGTTCAGGTTCGGGTCAGACACGGTAGCTGCTTCTTCCTGGCTCTATGGGGTCGAACATACGGACCGGCACCGCAGGAGCGGCGCCGCCGCGATGGTGTCAGCCGAAGACGAACTTGACGGCCTCACTGAAGCCATAGTCAAGCACGAACACGATACCGATCATGATCAGCACAAAAATGATCACCACGGTGGTGTACGTCGTGAGCTGGTGCCGCGTGGGCCAGACGACCTTGCGGAGCTCGGCGACAATCTGTCGGTAGAAGAGCGCGAGGCGGGCCAGAGGGCCCTTCTTGCCGCGCTTGCCGCCCCGCCGCGGCTTCTTGTCATCCGACGAACGCCCGGGCTCGGGGACCTCGGCAGTATCCGTGATCTCCGCCACTTGTCCTCACCTGATCCGGGGTCGGGGGCCGCGCGACGTTCAGCCCAGCCGCACGGCGGTGCATTTCTGTACGTACGCCTGCACGCACCATCCTATGGGGTGGAAGAGATGCGTGGAGCAGGGCCGGAGGGACTTGAACCCCCAACCGCTGGTTTTGGAGACCAGTGCTCTACCAATTGAGCTACGACCCTTTGCCGATCCCTCAACCTACCGCATGACGGACACTCGGCTGAGCGTCCGACGCGTGGTCGGAGAAGGCCAACGAGGGAAGAGTGTACGTGCTCACCGCGCTGCCGTCGAACAGGTAGCCCTGCGTGACGTGCGCGGCCGCGCCTCCGGGCGTCCCACGGACGGCGGCGTCGACGTGCGGACGTGCGCCGAGCAGCCGGGACGGCCCGGGCCGCGACCCGGCTTCCGCCAGGTGAAACCGTTGTGTCCGGCCGTCGTCGAGTCTGCAACGATGCTTCGCATGACTGCTGCAAACCCCTCAGACCAGTCCTCCACCACGTCGTCCGGCAACCGCGTGTCGGCGCGTGTCGGCGCCATCTCCGAGTCCGCCACCCTCGCCGTCGACGCCAAGGCCAAGGCGCTCAAGGCGGCGGGCCGACCCGTGATCGGCTTCGGCGCGGGTGAGCCCGACTTCCCCACGCCCGACTACATCGTCGAGGCGGCGGTCGAGGCCTGCCGCAACCCCAAGTTCCACCGCTACACCCCGGCGGGCGGCCTGCCCGAGCTGAAGGCCGCCATCGTCGACAAGACGCTGCGTGACTCCGGCTACCGGGTCGAGGCCGCGAACGTGCTCGTCACCAACGGTGGCAAGCAGGCCATCTACGAGGCCTTCGCCGCGATGCTCGACCCGGGCGACGAGGTCATCGTCCCGGCCCCGTACTGGACGACGTACCCCGAGTCGATCAAGCTGGCCGGCGGCGTGCCGGTGCCGGTGGTGGCCGACGAGACGACCGGCTACCGCGTGAGCGTCGAGCAGCTGGAGGCCGCGCGGACGGAGCGCACGAAGGTGCTGCTCTTCGTCTCCCCCTCCAACCCGACCGGCGCCGTGTACACCCGCGAGCAGGTTGAGGCCGTGGGCCGCTGGGCCGCCGAGCACGGCCTGTGGGTGATGACGGACGAGATCTACGAGCACCTCGTCTACGGCGACGCCGAGTTCTCCTCGCTGCCCGTCGTCGTGCCGGAGCTGGCCGACCGTTGCGTGATCGTCAACGGCGTCGCCAAGACGTACGCGATGACGGGATGGCGCGTGGGCTGGGTCATCGGCCCGAAGGACGTCGTCAAGGCCGCGACGAACCTCCAGTCCCACGCCACGTCGAACGTGAGCAACGTGGCGCAGGCCGCCGCCCTGGCCGCCGTCTCCGGCGACCTGACGGCCGTTGCGAAGATGAAGGAGTCCTTCGACCGCCGGCGCCGCACGATCGTGCGGATGCTGAACGAGATCGACGGCGTGGTCTGCCCGGAGCCGGAGGGGGCGTTCTACGCGTACCCGTCCGTGAAGGGGCTCCTCGGCAAGGAGATCCGGGGCAAGCGGCCCGCCGACACGGTGGAGCTGGCCGCGCTGATCCTGGAGGAGGCCGAGGTCGCCGTCGTCCCCGGTGAGGCGTTCGGCACCCCGGGTTACCTGCGGCTGTCCTACGCGCTGGGCGACGAGGACCTCGTCGAGGGCGTCTCGCGGATCCAGAAGCTGCTCGCCGAGGCCCGCTGAGCCCGCTGCCGGGCCGGTGCGGCGGCGCACCGGCCCGGCAGGGCCCGTCCCGGCCCCGCCCGGCACGCACAGGCCGTCCCGGGCGGCGAATACCGCACGGGACGGCTTGTGCGCAAAGCGGCTTCCCGCTCTCCGCCCGATGCGGCAGGATCTTGGGATGGAACGCGTGCGTGACGTCCGTCTGCTCCCCAAGGCCCATCTCCACCTGCACTTCACCGGCTCCATGCGCCCCAGCACCCTGCTGGAGCTGGCCGACAAGTACGGCGTCCACCTGCCGGACGCCCTGCGCGGCGGGGAGCCGCCGAAGCTGCGCGCGACGGACGAGCGCGGCTGGTTCCGCTTCCAGCGCCTCTACGACATGGCACGCTCCTGCCTGCGCGAGCCGGAGGACATCCAGCGGCTCGTGCGGGAGACCGCCGAGGAGGACGTGGCGGACGGCTCGCGGTGGCTGGAGATCCAGGTCGACCCGACCTCGTACGCGCCACGGCTCGGCGGCCTCATCCCGGCGCTGGAGATCATCCTGGACGCCGTGGAGTCCGCCCAGCGCGCCACCGGGCTGCCGATCCGGGTCCTCGTCGCCGCGAACCGCATGAAGCACCCGCTGGACGCCCGCACCCTGGCCCGTCTCGCGGTCCGCTACCGGGACCGCGGGGTCGTCGGCTTCGGGCTCTCCAACGACGAGCGGCGCGGCTTCGCCCGCGACTTCGACCGGGCCTTCGCCATCGCCCGGGACGGCGGGCTGGCCGCCACCCCGCACGGCGGCGAGCTGGACGGGCCCGGCAGCGTGCGCGACTGCCTGGACGACCTGCGGGCCCACCGCGTGGGCCACGGCGTCCGCGCGGCGGAGGACCCCCGGCTGCTGGCCCGGCTGGCCGAGGCCGGGGTGACGTGCGAGGTGTGCCCGGCGTCCAACGTGGCGCTCGGCGTCTACGACAAGCCCGAGGACGTCCCCCTGCGCACGCTGTGGGACGCGGGGGTGCCGATGGCGCTGGGCGCGGACGACCCGCTGCTGTTCGGGTCGCGGCTGGCCGCCCAGTACGAGCTGGCCCGCGCGCACCACGGCTTCACGGACGCGGAGCTGGCGGAGCTGGCCCGGCAGTCCCTGCGGGGCTCGCTGGCCCCCGGGCCGGTGCGGGCGGAGCTGCTGGCGGAGGTCGACGCCTGGCTCGCGTCCTGACGTGCCCCGGCCGGAGCGGGGGCCGGGGCTACAGCGCGCAGCCCACGGTGACCGGCTCGTTGACGAGCGTGACGCCGAACGCCGCCCGGACGCCGTCCCGCACCTCCCGGGCGAGGCCCAGCAGCTCCGCCGTGCTGGCCGTGCCCCGGTTGGTCAGGGCCAGCGTGTGCTTGCTGGAGATGCGGGCTCCGCCGGTGCCGTACCCCTTGGTGAAACCCGCGTGGTCGATGAGCCAGGCGGCCGAGGTCTTGACGCGGCCCTCCCCGGCGGGCCAGGCGGGTGCCGTGACGTCGGCTCCGAGGCGTTCGGCGACGCGGGCGGTGAACGCGGCGTGCTCGGCCTCGCTGAGTACGGGGTTGGTGAAGAAGGACCCGGCCGACCAGGTGTCGTGGTCCTCCGGGTCGAGCACCATGCCCTTGCCGGCGCGCAGCTTGAGCACGGTCTCGCGGGCGCGGGCGGCGGGCACCCGGTCCCCGACCCCGACGCCGAGGGCCCGCGCCGTCTCCGCGTACCGGATCGGGGCGGAGAGCCCGTCGGCGTCCTCCAGCGAGAACCGCACCCGCAGCACGACGTGGCGGTCCGGGTCGGCCTTGAAGCGGCTGTGCCGGTAGGAGAAGCCGCACTCGGCGGCCGGGATCGTCACCGTGCGGTCCTCGACGCGGTCGTAGGCGACGACCTCCGTGATGACGGACGAGACCTCCTGCCCGTACGCGCCGACGTTCTGGATCGGCGTCGCGCCCGCCGAGCCGGGGATGCCGGCCAGGCACTCGACCCCGGCCAGCCCGGCCTCGACGGTGCGGGCGACGGCCTCCGACCAGTTCTCCCCCGCCGCCAGCTCCAGCCGCGTCCCGTCCAGGGTGAGGCCGGTCGTCGCGACGCGGACGGCGGTGCCGTCGAACCCGTCGTCACCGATGACGAGGTTGCTGCCGCCGCCGATGAGCAGGAGCGGCGTACCGGTGGCGTCCGCCGCGCGCACGGCGTCGATCACCTCGTCGTCGCTGGTGGCGTGGACGAGGCACCGCGCCGGCCCGCCGAGCCGGAACGTGGTCAGCGGGGCGAGCGGGGCGTCGAGAAGCTTCTGCACGGGCACCAGCGTACGGGTGGGACCGCCGGGGAGCGGGGTCAGGCGAGCCGGACGACGGCGCGGGACATGCCGAGGACCTTCTGCCCGGCGCTAGTCGCCGTCAGGTCGACGCGGACGGTGCGGGCCTCGTCGTCGAGCTTCGCGGCGACCTTGGCGGAGACCTCGATCACGGCGCCCCCGCCGTCGTCCGGGACCACGACGGGCTTGGTGAAGCGCACCCCGTACTCGACGACGGCGCCCGGGTCTCCGACCCAGTCCGTGACGACGCGGACGGCCGAGGCCATCGTGAACATGCCGTGCGCGATGACGTCCGGCAGGCCCACCTCGCGGGCGAACCGCTCGTTCCAGTGAATCGGGTTGAAGTCACCGGAGGCGCCGGCGTACCGCACCAGCGTCTCCCGGGTGACCGGGAAGCTCCGCGCGGGCAGCTCGGTGCCCGGCTCGACGTCGGCGTAGCGAAGTGTGGCGGCCATCTCAGCTCTCCTCCGCCGCCGCGCGGGCGACCAGCTTCGTGTGGGCGGTCACGACGAGCTCGCCCAGCTCGTCGTGGACCTCCCCGCGGATGTCCAGGATGTCGTTGCCCGCCATGGAGCGGATGGCCTCGACCGTCGAGGTGACCGTGAGCCGGTCGCCGGCCCGCACCGGGCGCACGTAGGCGAAACGCTGGTCGCCGTGGACGACGCGGCTGTAGTCCAGCCCGAGCTCCGGGTCCTGCACGACCTCGGCGGCGGCGCGGTAGGTGATGCTGAACACGAAGGTGGGCGGCGCGATGACGTCCTCGTGGCCGAGCGCCTTCGCCGCCTCCGGGTCGGTGTAGGCGGGATGGGCGTCGCCGATCGCCTCGGCGAACTCCCGGATCTTCTCCCGGCCGACCTCGTAGGGCGCGGTGGGCGGGTAGCTCCGCCCGACGAACGACTGGTCGAGGGCCATGGCCCGCTACCTCCTGCTGGATTCCGGCGTGCTGGTGCCCGGCGTTCGTCGTCCCCGTGGCCGACTGCGACCGGGCACGGGGACGACGAACGCCGTGAGG contains the following coding sequences:
- the rplL gene encoding 50S ribosomal protein L7/L12, encoding MAKLSQDELLAQFEEMTLIELSEFVKKFEEKFDVEAAAPAAVVAAAPGQGGGAAAAEEEKDEFDVVLTAAGDKKIQVIKVVRELTSLGLKEAKDLVDGAPKPVLEKVAKDAADKAKESLEGAGASVEVK
- the rplJ gene encoding 50S ribosomal protein L10, giving the protein MATPDKVAAVEEMTEKFRNSNAAVVTAYTGLSVAQLKELRRSLGDNAQYRVVKNTLTKIAAKEAGVTTLDEFLTGSTAVAFVTGDPVEAAKGLRDFAKTNPALELKGGVLDGKALSADEIKKLADLESREVLLSKLAGGMKASMAKAAATFQAPLTKFVRTADALRAKQDEQGGAGTPAPAEAAE
- the rplA gene encoding 50S ribosomal protein L1 codes for the protein MKRSKNLRSADAKIDRTRLYAPLEAVRLAKDTTAVKFDATVEVAFRLGVDPRKADQMVRGTVNLPHGTGKTARVLVFATGDRAAAAEAAGADIVGSDELIDEISKGQRLNEFDAVVATPDLMGKVGRLGRVLGPRGLMPNPKTGTVTPDVAKAVTEIKGGKIEFRVDKHANLHFIIGKVSFGEQQLVENYAAALDEVMRLKPSAAKGRYIKKATITTTMGPGIPVDGNRTRNLLVEDEAA
- the rplK gene encoding 50S ribosomal protein L11; the encoded protein is MPPKKKKVTGLIKLQIQAGAANPAPPVGPALGQHGVNIMEFCKAYNAATESQRGWVIPVEITVYEDRSFTFITKTPPAAKMILKAAGVEKGSGEPHVKKVAKITRDQVREIATTKMPDLNANDLDAAEKIIAGTARSMGVTVEG
- the nusG gene encoding transcription termination/antitermination protein NusG, yielding MSDPNLNDAVEPAQGRETALDSVEAAADDSAGQAEAAQADQADDAADATAEADVETAGAGEAPEAGQADDAAEAQDGTEQADEQSDEQSDEQAEDAVEEEPVDPVAALRDELRHQPGEWYVIHTYAGYENRVKTNLEQRAVSLNVEDYIFQAEVPQEEVAQIKNGERRTVRQNKLPSYVLVRMELTNESWGVVRNTPGVTGFVGNAYDPYPLTLDEVVKMLAPEAEEKAAKEAAEAEGRPAPSRKLEVQVLDFEVGDSVTVTDGPFATLQATINEINPDSKKVKGLVEIFGRETPVELSFDQIQKN
- the secE gene encoding preprotein translocase subunit SecE, yielding MAEITDTAEVPEPGRSSDDKKPRRGGKRGKKGPLARLALFYRQIVAELRKVVWPTRHQLTTYTTVVIIFVLIMIGIVFVLDYGFSEAVKFVFG
- a CDS encoding pyridoxal phosphate-dependent aminotransferase — protein: MTAANPSDQSSTTSSGNRVSARVGAISESATLAVDAKAKALKAAGRPVIGFGAGEPDFPTPDYIVEAAVEACRNPKFHRYTPAGGLPELKAAIVDKTLRDSGYRVEAANVLVTNGGKQAIYEAFAAMLDPGDEVIVPAPYWTTYPESIKLAGGVPVPVVADETTGYRVSVEQLEAARTERTKVLLFVSPSNPTGAVYTREQVEAVGRWAAEHGLWVMTDEIYEHLVYGDAEFSSLPVVVPELADRCVIVNGVAKTYAMTGWRVGWVIGPKDVVKAATNLQSHATSNVSNVAQAAALAAVSGDLTAVAKMKESFDRRRRTIVRMLNEIDGVVCPEPEGAFYAYPSVKGLLGKEIRGKRPADTVELAALILEEAEVAVVPGEAFGTPGYLRLSYALGDEDLVEGVSRIQKLLAEAR
- a CDS encoding adenosine deaminase is translated as MERVRDVRLLPKAHLHLHFTGSMRPSTLLELADKYGVHLPDALRGGEPPKLRATDERGWFRFQRLYDMARSCLREPEDIQRLVRETAEEDVADGSRWLEIQVDPTSYAPRLGGLIPALEIILDAVESAQRATGLPIRVLVAANRMKHPLDARTLARLAVRYRDRGVVGFGLSNDERRGFARDFDRAFAIARDGGLAATPHGGELDGPGSVRDCLDDLRAHRVGHGVRAAEDPRLLARLAEAGVTCEVCPASNVALGVYDKPEDVPLRTLWDAGVPMALGADDPLLFGSRLAAQYELARAHHGFTDAELAELARQSLRGSLAPGPVRAELLAEVDAWLAS
- a CDS encoding UDP-N-acetylmuramate dehydrogenase; amino-acid sequence: MQKLLDAPLAPLTTFRLGGPARCLVHATSDDEVIDAVRAADATGTPLLLIGGGSNLVIGDDGFDGTAVRVATTGLTLDGTRLELAAGENWSEAVARTVEAGLAGVECLAGIPGSAGATPIQNVGAYGQEVSSVITEVVAYDRVEDRTVTIPAAECGFSYRHSRFKADPDRHVVLRVRFSLEDADGLSAPIRYAETARALGVGVGDRVPAARARETVLKLRAGKGMVLDPEDHDTWSAGSFFTNPVLSEAEHAAFTARVAERLGADVTAPAWPAGEGRVKTSAAWLIDHAGFTKGYGTGGARISSKHTLALTNRGTASTAELLGLAREVRDGVRAAFGVTLVNEPVTVGCAL
- a CDS encoding MaoC family dehydratase, yielding MAATLRYADVEPGTELPARSFPVTRETLVRYAGASGDFNPIHWNERFAREVGLPDVIAHGMFTMASAVRVVTDWVGDPGAVVEYGVRFTKPVVVPDDGGGAVIEVSAKVAAKLDDEARTVRVDLTATSAGQKVLGMSRAVVRLA
- a CDS encoding MaoC family dehydratase N-terminal domain-containing protein, coding for MALDQSFVGRSYPPTAPYEVGREKIREFAEAIGDAHPAYTDPEAAKALGHEDVIAPPTFVFSITYRAAAEVVQDPELGLDYSRVVHGDQRFAYVRPVRAGDRLTVTSTVEAIRSMAGNDILDIRGEVHDELGELVVTAHTKLVARAAAEES